A single genomic interval of Croceibacter atlanticus HTCC2559 harbors:
- a CDS encoding rhomboid family intramembrane serine protease — protein sequence MGDIAIVTIIIIAANALVSYKGFNDFEFFESYKFNIGAIKRGEKVRMITSGFLHANVPHLIFNMITLYFFANVVINRLGTFSFVIIYLVSLALGSLLSYYFHKDEYHYSAVGASGAVSGVIYASILLYPEMSLYFFFIPIPIPAYIFGIGYLLYSIYGMKKQVGNIGHDAHFGGAVGGYIMTLAFAPWVLSQNLLMVVLLALPIVVLYLLHRTGKI from the coding sequence ATGGGCGATATAGCCATAGTTACTATTATTATCATTGCAGCAAATGCATTAGTGTCTTATAAAGGCTTTAATGATTTTGAGTTTTTCGAATCATACAAATTTAATATTGGTGCTATTAAGAGAGGCGAGAAGGTAAGAATGATTACTTCTGGGTTTTTGCACGCCAACGTGCCGCATCTTATTTTTAATATGATAACGTTATATTTTTTTGCCAATGTTGTAATTAATAGGCTAGGGACTTTTTCGTTTGTAATCATTTACCTCGTAAGTCTTGCTTTAGGTAGCTTATTGTCTTACTATTTTCATAAGGATGAATACCATTATAGTGCTGTTGGCGCAAGTGGTGCAGTGTCTGGTGTAATTTATGCTTCTATATTATTATATCCAGAGATGAGCCTGTATTTCTTCTTTATTCCAATTCCTATTCCAGCTTATATTTTTGGTATAGGGTATTTACTATATTCTATTTATGGAATGAAAAAACAAGTAGGGAATATTGGTCATGATGCGCACTTTGGCGGCGCAGTAGGTGGTTATATCATGACATTAGCATTTGCGCCATGGGTTTTAAGCCAAAACTTATTAATGGTTGTGTTGCTAGCATTACCTATAGTTGTGCTTTACCTACTTCATCGTACAGGTAAAATATAG
- the rluF gene encoding 23S rRNA pseudouridine(2604) synthase RluF codes for MEPIRINKYFTTIGFCSRRKADKLIEAGYVTVNGKRPEMGQKIDPAKDKVRVNGKLVGQEEEKPVYLVFNKPVGIVCTTDTHVEKDNIIDYINYPSRIFPIGRLDKPSEGLIFLTNDGDIVNKILRARNHHEKEYIVTVDRVISDDFVNRMKSGIPILDTVTRECEVEKITDYMFKIVLTQGLNRQIRRMCEYLGYEVLTLKRIRIMNVTLDIPVGEYRDFTDQEFKELQDLLEDSEKTAPENN; via the coding sequence ATGGAACCAATTAGAATTAATAAATACTTTACAACAATTGGCTTTTGCTCTCGCAGAAAAGCAGATAAGCTTATTGAAGCTGGTTACGTAACCGTAAACGGTAAACGCCCAGAAATGGGTCAAAAAATAGATCCTGCAAAAGATAAAGTACGCGTTAATGGAAAGCTTGTTGGACAAGAAGAAGAAAAACCTGTGTACTTAGTTTTTAATAAACCCGTTGGTATTGTTTGTACCACAGATACACACGTAGAGAAAGATAATATTATAGATTACATTAATTATCCTAGCCGTATATTCCCAATAGGACGATTAGACAAACCTAGTGAAGGTCTTATTTTCTTAACCAATGATGGAGATATTGTAAACAAAATATTAAGAGCAAGAAACCACCACGAAAAAGAATACATTGTTACTGTAGATCGTGTTATTTCTGATGATTTTGTAAATAGAATGAAATCTGGAATTCCTATTTTAGATACTGTAACACGTGAATGCGAAGTAGAAAAAATTACTGATTATATGTTTAAAATTGTGTTGACTCAAGGTCTTAACAGACAAATTAGACGTATGTGTGAGTATTTGGGTTACGAGGTACTAACCCTTAAACGTATTAGAATTATGAATGTAACTCTAGATATTCCAGTTGGAGAATATAGAGATTTTACAGATCAAGAATTTAAAGAGCTGCAAGATTTATTAGAAGACTCAGAGAAAACCGCTCCAGAAAATAACTAA
- a CDS encoding DUF7218 family protein: MAKKNDIPSVKNEEQYEALRDKGYSKEKSARIANTPDSGKKGGKADTYEDRTKDELYKQAKKVGIDGRSNMSKKELIKALRNN; the protein is encoded by the coding sequence ATGGCAAAGAAGAACGATATACCTAGTGTTAAGAATGAGGAGCAATATGAAGCACTAAGAGACAAAGGCTATAGTAAAGAAAAATCTGCACGAATTGCCAATACACCAGATTCTGGTAAAAAAGGTGGTAAAGCAGATACTTATGAGGATAGGACAAAAGACGAATTATATAAGCAAGCCAAAAAAGTAGGTATAGATGGTCGATCAAACATGTCTAAAAAAGAACTTATTAAAGCATTAAGAAATAACTAA
- a CDS encoding lysophospholipid acyltransferase family protein — protein MQRLAFILIYPLLLGLSKLPFWLFYRVSDCCYFIVYYIIRYRRNVVDSNLKRVFPNKTNSEIAKIRKGFYKHMCDMFLEMIKTLSISDKELKKRFVYTNLEALRELENLNKGNIIMCAHYASYEWILSAAFYNFKYKTYGIYKKIKNPYFDKLVKDIRSRYDSTIITTLETPKTMMRNKAKGTLASYGMIADQAPKGGKTDYWREFMGINTPVFVGSEVLAKRLDLAVTYLHIEKVKRGHYEATFKTITTEPKTVENYKITDAYFNYLEDQIREKPEHYLWTHKRWKHKRPVNS, from the coding sequence ATGCAAAGACTAGCCTTTATACTTATTTACCCTTTACTTTTGGGGTTATCCAAACTTCCGTTTTGGTTATTTTATAGAGTTTCAGACTGTTGTTATTTTATTGTGTATTACATTATAAGATACAGACGAAATGTTGTAGACTCTAATCTTAAACGCGTTTTTCCTAACAAGACTAATTCTGAAATAGCTAAAATTAGAAAAGGGTTTTACAAACATATGTGCGATATGTTTTTAGAGATGATTAAAACGCTTTCTATCTCAGACAAAGAATTAAAAAAGCGTTTTGTTTACACCAATCTTGAAGCCCTAAGAGAGTTAGAAAACCTTAACAAAGGAAATATTATTATGTGTGCACACTATGCAAGTTATGAATGGATACTTTCTGCAGCTTTTTACAACTTTAAATACAAGACTTACGGTATTTATAAAAAAATTAAGAATCCGTATTTTGATAAACTAGTTAAAGACATAAGAAGCAGATATGACTCTACCATTATCACAACATTAGAGACACCTAAAACTATGATGCGTAACAAGGCTAAAGGTACATTAGCTAGTTATGGTATGATTGCAGACCAAGCTCCTAAAGGTGGTAAAACAGATTATTGGAGAGAATTTATGGGCATAAATACACCTGTATTTGTAGGTTCTGAAGTTTTAGCCAAACGCTTAGACCTTGCTGTTACATACCTGCATATAGAAAAAGTGAAACGCGGTCATTATGAAGCTACATTTAAAACTATAACAACAGAACCAAAAACCGTTGAGAATTATAAAATTACAGATGCTTATTTCAATTATTTAGAAGACCAAATACGAGAAAAACCAGAGCATTATTTATGGACTCATAAACGCTGGAAGCATAAAAGACCAGTTAATAGCTAA
- a CDS encoding VOC family protein: MSKINPFHLAIPVHNLQKAREFYRDVLGCQEGRSSDHWVDFNFFGHQLVIHYKEQSKSESSNTNPVDGKDVPIPHFGVVLHWAVFQKFSKDLKSKHIDFVIEPYIRFEGKTGEQATMFFYDPCGNALEFKAFKDMSQLFAS; the protein is encoded by the coding sequence ATGTCTAAAATTAACCCTTTTCACTTAGCAATACCAGTACACAACCTTCAGAAAGCGCGTGAGTTTTATAGAGACGTTTTAGGTTGCCAGGAAGGAAGAAGCTCAGACCATTGGGTAGATTTTAATTTCTTTGGGCACCAATTAGTTATTCATTATAAAGAACAATCTAAATCTGAATCAAGCAATACTAATCCTGTTGATGGTAAGGATGTACCTATACCCCATTTTGGCGTTGTGTTACATTGGGCTGTATTTCAAAAATTTTCAAAAGACCTAAAGAGTAAACATATTGATTTTGTAATTGAGCCCTATATTAGGTTTGAAGGAAAAACTGGTGAACAGGCGACTATGTTTTTTTATGATCCTTGTGGCAATGCATTAGAATTTAAAGCCTTTAAAGATATGTCTCAACTTTTTGCATCCTAA
- a CDS encoding serine hydrolase domain-containing protein has translation MKILISFILFICINMSLLAQDNFNNARADAYFNLLDKHNKFMGAVKVTKDGENLYSNAIGYASVTDSIKNNVDTKFRIGSISKTFTATIIYQLIEAGKLSLDTKLSTYFPKIKHSEEITIKELLNHRSGIYNFTTSPAFPYMMYNETSHEDLLELIYNLEPAFYPNDKSEYSNTNYVLLSYIIEEIEGQDYAKSLQSRIAEPLGLKNTYYGKGIEIANNEASSFQYVSSWSKLDDSHLSIPSGAGAIVSTVSDLTIFINSLLTTEKLITSTSLDQMKTTIDHFGHGLFKVPFYEDSGFGHGGSIDGFKSELYYFPASKIAVSILSNGLALNLNDVLVTVLNIAYNKDVELPDFSEFNISSELLSQYEGTFSSPSFPLKITISSDGNSLKAQAKGQGAFPLTAKSKTQFEFSGAGIKIMFDKLEEGIYKEFTFTQAGQQFTLTQED, from the coding sequence ATGAAAATCTTAATTAGCTTTATACTATTTATCTGCATAAATATGTCTTTGTTAGCGCAAGACAATTTTAATAATGCAAGAGCAGATGCCTATTTTAATTTATTAGATAAGCATAACAAATTTATGGGTGCTGTAAAAGTGACAAAAGATGGTGAAAACCTTTACAGTAATGCCATAGGATATGCTTCTGTAACAGATAGCATTAAAAATAATGTAGATACAAAATTTAGGATTGGCTCTATTAGTAAAACGTTTACTGCTACTATTATTTATCAACTTATCGAAGCTGGGAAATTATCATTAGACACAAAACTCTCTACATATTTTCCTAAAATTAAACATTCAGAAGAAATAACCATAAAAGAGCTGCTAAATCATAGAAGTGGTATTTATAATTTCACAACTAGTCCTGCATTTCCTTATATGATGTATAATGAAACTTCTCACGAAGATTTATTAGAGTTAATTTATAATTTAGAACCTGCTTTTTATCCAAACGATAAGTCTGAATATAGCAACACCAACTATGTACTTTTAAGTTATATAATTGAAGAAATTGAAGGCCAAGACTATGCAAAAAGTTTACAGTCTAGGATAGCAGAACCTTTAGGTTTAAAAAATACGTATTATGGTAAGGGAATAGAAATAGCAAATAATGAAGCCTCATCATTTCAATATGTTTCATCTTGGAGTAAATTAGACGATTCTCATTTAAGTATTCCTAGCGGTGCTGGAGCAATAGTTTCTACAGTTTCAGACTTAACTATTTTTATAAACTCACTTTTAACTACAGAGAAACTTATTACAAGTACATCATTAGATCAAATGAAAACTACTATAGATCATTTTGGTCACGGTTTATTTAAAGTTCCTTTTTATGAAGATTCTGGTTTTGGCCATGGCGGCTCTATAGACGGTTTTAAATCTGAGCTATATTATTTCCCTGCTTCTAAAATTGCAGTTTCAATATTATCTAATGGCTTAGCACTTAACTTAAATGATGTTTTAGTTACAGTGTTAAATATAGCTTACAATAAAGACGTTGAGTTGCCAGATTTTTCAGAATTCAATATCTCTTCAGAACTATTATCACAGTATGAAGGAACATTTAGCTCACCGAGTTTTCCTCTTAAAATTACTATATCTTCAGACGGTAATTCACTTAAAGCCCAAGCAAAAGGACAAGGTGCTTTTCCTTTAACAGCAAAATCAAAAACACAATTCGAGTTTTCTGGTGCAGGTATTAAAATTATGTTTGATAAATTGGAAGAAGGAATTTACAAGGAGTTTACCTTTACCCAAGCAGGACAACAATTTACACTTACACAAGAAGACTAA
- a CDS encoding AI-2E family transporter, translated as MKKLSPTLVRQLFVIIIILFLLILIFREIIPYLGGVLGAITFYVLLRKWMVILLRKGWNENLASGLLMLGSFVGILVPISLIIIMLTSKIGKAVDNSERVIEAVKTQVDKWELSVGYDLSSQIDTGKIASWVGDNLKNLAGGTFDAFIAIGILYFMLYYMLTNRSQLREALDEYIPIGHDNLILIGKESSDLVRANAIGIPLVAICQGIIALIGFLIFGVPDPFFWFVITTIGSMIPFIGTAIGIIPVTILLYAQGMHWQAIAIFIYGMVVVGATDNFIRLYMLQKLSNVHPLITLFGVVVGVPLFGFIGLIFGPLLISLFLLIVKIYKNEYGKNEARL; from the coding sequence ATGAAAAAACTTTCTCCAACACTTGTAAGACAACTATTTGTCATAATTATTATCCTGTTTTTACTTATTTTAATTTTTAGAGAAATTATCCCTTATCTGGGTGGTGTTTTAGGTGCTATTACATTTTATGTTCTTCTAAGAAAATGGATGGTAATATTATTGCGTAAAGGTTGGAACGAAAACCTAGCAAGCGGTTTATTAATGCTTGGTTCATTTGTAGGGATCTTAGTCCCAATTAGTTTAATTATCATTATGCTAACCTCAAAGATTGGTAAAGCTGTAGATAACTCTGAACGTGTTATTGAAGCTGTAAAAACACAAGTTGACAAATGGGAGTTAAGCGTTGGTTATGACCTAAGCTCACAAATAGATACTGGAAAAATAGCAAGTTGGGTTGGAGATAATCTAAAGAATTTAGCTGGAGGTACTTTTGATGCTTTTATTGCAATAGGTATATTATATTTTATGTTGTATTATATGCTTACCAACCGTAGCCAACTAAGAGAAGCTTTAGATGAATATATACCAATTGGTCACGATAATTTAATTCTTATTGGTAAGGAAAGTAGTGATTTGGTAAGAGCAAATGCAATTGGTATTCCATTAGTTGCAATTTGCCAAGGTATTATAGCTCTTATTGGGTTTTTAATATTTGGTGTACCAGATCCTTTCTTTTGGTTTGTTATAACTACCATAGGATCTATGATTCCTTTTATTGGTACAGCAATTGGTATCATACCTGTCACAATTTTACTTTATGCACAAGGTATGCATTGGCAAGCTATAGCTATATTTATTTACGGTATGGTAGTCGTGGGTGCTACAGATAATTTTATACGTTTATATATGTTACAAAAGCTTTCTAATGTACACCCATTAATTACATTATTTGGAGTAGTTGTAGGTGTACCACTTTTCGGATTTATTGGTTTAATTTTTGGACCATTATTAATCTCTCTTTTCTTGTTAATTGTGAAAATTTATAAGAATGAGTATGGAAAGAATGAAGCTCGTCTTTAA
- a CDS encoding reprolysin-like metallopeptidase, with protein MNLKTTLLFSVLACLFLSGLHAQNGNDWSRSTRQITQQEVGFRNDHMPTTFELFNLDIENLKSKLYNAPKRGEFFGKSNHIISVPTTGGNFERFGVLDTQTLHPELQAKYPNIRSYVAQSLDNPGNYMRFSVTNSGLHASISRPGQSTVYIDPYTKDKSVYMVYKRDHLVNLSVGEFSCETDNSFVEVDRGSFPSNTLRATNDTKIRVFELALSCTGEYAQLFAGTGDEATQKANVLSEMVVAMSRVNSVYEKEMGITFELIPNTDLIIYLDPETDPWDGEYNDKTQEVIDMVIGDENYDIGHNFNTSGGGNAGCIGCVCNSGNKGSGYTGLPNPTGDPFYIDYVAHEMGHQIGGYHTNNGTLTCLKSGNNTEVEPGSGSTIMGYAGICLGQNVQDQSDDYFNYVNIRDISANIQSGVSSFCPDIIETSTINNAPTADAGADYTIPINTAFQLTGVGEDPDSDDILTYTWEQNDNEDMQSPLLPIALATAGPMFRSRRGTVEPFRFFPQLSDILDNNLTPTWEVIPSNQRDFEFALTVRDNVMYAGQTADDLMTLSTDILAGPFEVSSQNNATTWIQGETETISWNVAGTDGTSVNCQIVNILFSAAGDFSDTVVLALNTLNDGDEDITVPPTLTTTGRLMVKAADNVFLDVNDSAITIEEAVEATFFLTANEVEKDACSNAGSETLTFTYTPSSSFTETVTYSATGLPTGASATFSPETSSTTTETVTMTISGFENASSGDYVITYQGDSGSLSKTQDATISLIGTNFDTPSLSAPANNSENQSTSPQYMWSEDSTGASESYTIEVSTNETFTNIIETATVETTMYNSSIVLNESTNYYWRVKPFNDCGEAEFTNSNQFTTGVSTCNSEENTSATLTSSIVSVTSSITIDDDLPISDINVLIDLKHTYVSDLTLELESPSGTTVVLISGACGEEDDILATFDDAGNVNSCSGTPTVNGTVRPQDALSAFNNESTQGTWTLTISDSFIGDDGTLDYWAIEYCGIDEVLTTNDVTLTNDIIMYPNPSNTTVNFSFSNSKNLDVKLFDMLGRSVLKTTLSQANNTVNVSNLATGAYLVQIKTDNGKTTTKRLIVE; from the coding sequence ATGAACTTGAAAACTACCTTACTTTTCTCTGTGTTAGCCTGCTTATTCTTGTCAGGATTGCACGCTCAAAACGGGAACGATTGGTCTAGATCGACTAGACAAATTACACAACAAGAAGTTGGCTTTAGAAATGATCATATGCCAACAACTTTTGAGCTTTTCAATTTAGATATTGAAAACTTAAAAAGCAAATTATATAACGCGCCTAAACGAGGTGAGTTTTTCGGAAAATCTAATCATATTATTAGTGTTCCTACAACTGGAGGAAATTTTGAAAGATTTGGAGTTTTAGATACTCAAACATTACATCCAGAGCTACAAGCTAAATATCCAAACATAAGAAGTTATGTTGCTCAGTCTTTAGACAATCCTGGTAACTATATGCGTTTTAGTGTTACTAATAGCGGTTTACATGCTAGTATTTCAAGACCTGGACAATCTACAGTTTACATTGACCCTTATACAAAAGACAAGTCTGTCTATATGGTTTATAAAAGAGACCATTTGGTAAACTTGTCTGTAGGAGAATTTTCTTGTGAGACAGACAATTCTTTTGTAGAAGTAGATAGAGGTTCTTTCCCTTCTAACACGTTAAGAGCTACAAACGACACTAAAATTAGAGTGTTTGAGCTAGCATTATCTTGTACTGGAGAATATGCTCAACTTTTTGCAGGCACTGGTGATGAAGCTACACAGAAAGCTAATGTACTATCCGAAATGGTGGTTGCTATGAGCCGAGTAAATAGTGTTTATGAAAAAGAAATGGGAATTACATTTGAGTTGATACCAAATACAGACCTAATCATTTATTTAGATCCAGAGACAGATCCATGGGATGGTGAGTATAATGACAAAACTCAAGAGGTAATAGATATGGTAATTGGTGACGAGAATTATGATATAGGTCATAATTTTAATACTTCTGGTGGTGGTAATGCTGGATGTATAGGGTGTGTTTGTAATTCAGGAAATAAAGGTAGTGGTTATACAGGTCTTCCAAACCCAACAGGCGATCCTTTTTATATTGATTACGTAGCACATGAAATGGGACACCAAATTGGAGGATACCACACCAACAATGGAACACTAACGTGTTTAAAATCTGGTAATAATACTGAAGTAGAACCAGGAAGTGGCTCTACAATAATGGGGTATGCTGGGATTTGCCTTGGTCAAAATGTTCAAGATCAATCTGATGATTATTTTAACTACGTAAACATAAGAGATATAAGTGCTAATATACAATCTGGGGTAAGCTCATTTTGTCCTGATATAATAGAAACATCTACAATTAACAATGCACCAACAGCAGATGCTGGCGCAGATTATACAATTCCTATTAACACTGCATTTCAACTTACCGGTGTTGGTGAAGATCCAGATTCAGATGATATATTAACTTACACTTGGGAACAAAATGACAATGAAGACATGCAATCACCATTACTTCCTATAGCTTTAGCTACAGCTGGACCTATGTTTAGATCTAGAAGAGGTACTGTAGAACCTTTTAGGTTTTTTCCTCAATTAAGTGATATTTTAGACAACAACCTTACTCCTACTTGGGAAGTAATCCCTAGCAACCAAAGAGATTTTGAATTTGCATTAACTGTAAGAGATAATGTCATGTATGCAGGGCAAACGGCAGATGATTTGATGACCTTATCTACTGATATTTTAGCTGGTCCTTTTGAAGTTTCTTCTCAAAACAATGCAACAACTTGGATACAAGGAGAAACAGAAACCATCTCATGGAATGTTGCAGGAACAGATGGCACATCAGTAAATTGTCAAATTGTAAACATCCTGTTTTCTGCAGCAGGTGATTTTTCTGATACTGTTGTTTTAGCTTTAAACACCCTAAATGATGGTGATGAAGACATTACTGTGCCGCCAACTTTAACTACTACTGGAAGACTTATGGTAAAGGCAGCAGATAATGTGTTTTTAGATGTTAATGATAGTGCTATTACTATTGAAGAAGCTGTTGAAGCTACATTCTTTTTAACTGCAAATGAGGTAGAAAAAGACGCTTGTTCTAATGCTGGTTCAGAAACTCTTACATTTACTTACACACCTTCATCATCGTTTACAGAAACTGTAACATACTCTGCAACAGGATTACCTACAGGAGCTTCTGCTACATTTTCACCAGAGACTTCTAGTACGACTACAGAAACTGTAACAATGACAATAAGTGGTTTTGAGAATGCTTCTTCTGGAGATTATGTAATTACATATCAAGGTGATTCTGGTAGCTTATCTAAAACTCAAGATGCTACAATTTCACTTATAGGTACAAACTTTGACACACCAAGCTTAAGTGCTCCTGCAAATAACAGCGAGAACCAAAGTACTTCTCCACAATATATGTGGTCTGAAGATTCAACAGGTGCTTCAGAATCTTATACTATTGAAGTTTCTACAAACGAAACTTTTACAAATATTATTGAAACAGCTACAGTTGAAACAACAATGTACAATTCTTCTATAGTCTTAAATGAATCAACTAACTATTATTGGAGAGTAAAACCATTTAATGATTGCGGTGAAGCTGAGTTTACAAACTCAAATCAATTTACAACTGGTGTTTCAACATGTAATAGTGAAGAAAATACATCTGCAACACTAACAAGCTCAATAGTTTCAGTAACAAGTTCTATAACAATAGATGATGATTTACCTATCTCTGATATTAATGTTTTAATAGATTTAAAGCACACATATGTTTCAGACCTTACTTTAGAACTCGAAAGCCCTTCAGGTACAACAGTAGTATTAATTAGTGGTGCTTGTGGAGAAGAAGATGATATTTTAGCAACATTTGATGATGCTGGTAATGTAAATTCATGTTCTGGAACACCAACAGTAAATGGTACTGTAAGACCACAAGATGCCCTTTCTGCTTTTAATAATGAAAGTACTCAAGGAACCTGGACATTAACTATTTCAGATTCATTTATTGGGGATGATGGTACACTTGATTATTGGGCTATTGAATATTGTGGCATTGACGAAGTGTTGACAACAAATGATGTAACATTAACTAATGATATCATTATGTACCCTAATCCTTCTAATACAACTGTAAACTTTAGTTTCTCTAATTCTAAAAATTTAGATGTGAAATTATTTGATATGTTAGGAAGATCTGTTTTAAAAACAACACTATCTCAAGCTAACAATACGGTTAATGTTTCTAACTTAGCAACAGGTGCTTACTTAGTGCAAATTAAAACTGATAATGGTAAGACTACTACTAAACGATTAATTGTAGAGTAA